In Armatimonadota bacterium, the following are encoded in one genomic region:
- a CDS encoding xanthine dehydrogenase family protein molybdopterin-binding subunit: protein MPEIQDPKLKKITVTITEGGQTKEIEVEVPDEGDLAWPDQAKTKYLGKPVQRLDGPSKVTGRAKYSYDMVLPDMLYGVFLRSPHARARVTNLDASAAEAHPGVKAVLTNFSREVRFAGQELAAVAAVSEEAARDAIKLIKVDYEVLPHSASVKVARRQGAPQVGRDESNVREGQAREQGNVDEAFGQAKATVEAEYSVPIRLHASLETHGLVAQWEGDDKVNIWASTQSVFGVRDEIANAMQVSPQNVRVLCDYMGGGFGSKFGARVEGVTAARLARMAKAPVKMMLDRYEEHTATGNGPNAHAKVKAACDAEGKLIAFEATCWGTSGPSSGWGLPMPYIYRVPNSRIKLQTVVTNSGAAAALRAPMHPQASFIMESAMDELAYKAGIDPLKFRIDNDASQVRRKQFELGAEMFGWGKRNPKPGADTGRYRKGMGVGAAQWGGGGGGGSSPSVTIHKNGTVTSRLGTQDLGTGTRTYIAMIVAETLGIPMDRVTSLIGDSQFGFSGGSGGSTTTPSVAPAVKAAAEAAKSQLIGIVATKLKADPKTLKWEDGTLVAGTRRLGFNEACAYLDADGVTAQGRWVGALQGGSVAGCQFAEVEVDTWTGRVKPLRVLAIQDAGYVLNKLALESQIIGGVVQGIGMALTEDRIMDDQTGRSPNPGMEGYKLPGILEMPKIDVHVYENPTGRVSGFAEAPVIPTAAAIANAVYHATGFRVRHLPLTPWRVLEAMGLVEE from the coding sequence ATGCCCGAAATCCAAGATCCTAAACTAAAGAAGATAACGGTTACGATTACCGAAGGCGGCCAGACCAAAGAGATCGAAGTCGAGGTGCCCGACGAAGGCGACCTCGCTTGGCCGGATCAAGCCAAAACAAAGTATTTGGGCAAACCGGTTCAGCGATTGGACGGCCCGAGCAAAGTAACCGGACGCGCCAAATATAGCTACGACATGGTGCTGCCCGACATGCTCTATGGCGTCTTTCTGCGTTCGCCGCACGCCCGCGCCCGAGTAACCAATCTCGACGCCTCGGCCGCCGAAGCCCATCCCGGCGTCAAAGCCGTCTTGACCAATTTCAGCCGAGAAGTCCGCTTCGCCGGACAAGAACTTGCCGCAGTGGCCGCCGTCTCCGAAGAGGCCGCTCGTGATGCGATCAAACTGATCAAGGTCGATTACGAAGTCCTGCCCCACAGCGCATCGGTCAAGGTCGCACGGCGGCAGGGCGCTCCTCAAGTCGGCAGAGACGAAAGCAACGTCCGCGAAGGGCAAGCCCGCGAACAGGGCAACGTGGACGAGGCCTTTGGACAGGCTAAAGCCACCGTCGAAGCCGAGTACTCCGTTCCGATCCGCCTGCACGCCTCGCTCGAGACGCACGGACTGGTCGCACAATGGGAAGGCGACGACAAAGTCAACATCTGGGCATCCACCCAATCCGTGTTCGGCGTTCGAGACGAAATCGCCAATGCCATGCAGGTCAGCCCGCAGAACGTCCGCGTATTGTGCGACTACATGGGCGGCGGCTTCGGATCCAAGTTTGGCGCAAGAGTCGAAGGCGTAACGGCTGCTCGTCTCGCTCGAATGGCCAAAGCCCCCGTCAAGATGATGCTCGATCGATACGAAGAGCACACCGCCACTGGCAACGGCCCGAACGCTCATGCCAAGGTCAAAGCCGCTTGCGACGCCGAGGGCAAACTGATCGCCTTTGAAGCGACCTGCTGGGGCACCTCAGGACCGAGCAGCGGCTGGGGCCTGCCCATGCCCTACATCTATCGCGTTCCCAACTCTCGCATCAAACTCCAAACCGTCGTCACCAACTCGGGAGCGGCGGCCGCCCTCCGGGCGCCCATGCACCCGCAAGCCTCCTTCATCATGGAAAGCGCCATGGACGAGCTGGCCTACAAAGCTGGCATCGACCCGCTCAAGTTTCGGATCGACAACGACGCCAGCCAAGTTCGGCGCAAACAGTTCGAACTGGGCGCCGAGATGTTCGGTTGGGGCAAAAGGAACCCCAAGCCCGGCGCCGATACGGGCCGATACCGCAAAGGCATGGGAGTCGGCGCTGCTCAGTGGGGCGGCGGCGGGGGCGGCGGATCTTCGCCTTCCGTAACTATCCACAAAAACGGAACCGTAACCTCTCGCCTGGGCACGCAAGATTTAGGCACAGGCACCCGTACCTACATCGCTATGATCGTGGCCGAAACCCTGGGCATCCCTATGGATCGCGTTACATCGCTCATCGGCGATTCGCAGTTCGGCTTCTCCGGCGGAAGCGGAGGCAGCACGACCACCCCCAGCGTGGCGCCCGCCGTCAAAGCGGCGGCAGAAGCGGCCAAATCGCAACTGATAGGAATCGTGGCGACAAAGCTCAAGGCCGATCCAAAAACGCTCAAATGGGAAGACGGCACGCTCGTGGCGGGCACAAGACGCCTGGGCTTCAACGAAGCCTGCGCCTATCTCGATGCTGACGGCGTAACGGCGCAAGGTCGATGGGTCGGCGCGCTGCAGGGCGGCTCGGTCGCAGGCTGCCAGTTCGCCGAGGTCGAGGTCGATACCTGGACCGGTCGCGTCAAACCGCTTCGGGTGCTGGCCATCCAAGACGCGGGCTATGTGCTGAACAAACTTGCATTGGAAAGCCAAATCATCGGCGGAGTGGTGCAGGGCATCGGTATGGCGCTCACCGAAGACCGCATCATGGACGACCAAACCGGACGATCGCCCAACCCCGGCATGGAAGGCTACAAACTG
- a CDS encoding VOC family protein — protein sequence MNAAQSETIYYVTDLNAAVKFYTETLGFRLVGQYDWGWAELEIDESSRIGLMAQNCWPDPKNKPAPRISLHSEDIESVVSDLRSKGVEVEPISGDPGETRATSFKDLDGNEFFLWQGDDSQAD from the coding sequence ATGAACGCCGCCCAATCGGAAACGATCTACTACGTTACGGATCTGAACGCCGCCGTGAAGTTCTACACGGAGACTCTCGGTTTTCGACTGGTCGGTCAATACGATTGGGGATGGGCAGAATTGGAGATCGACGAAAGCAGCCGAATCGGGCTGATGGCGCAAAACTGCTGGCCAGACCCGAAGAACAAGCCCGCGCCCAGAATTTCGCTGCACAGCGAAGACATCGAATCGGTGGTTTCTGATCTGAGGTCGAAAGGCGTCGAGGTCGAACCCATCTCAGGGGATCCCGGCGAAACAAGAGCGACGAGTTTCAAAGACCTGGACGGAAACGAGTTCTTTTTATGGCAAGGAGACGACTCCCAGGCCGACTAA
- a CDS encoding (2Fe-2S)-binding protein → MPPLESPSCEVLAMDSKKKPVKKQKEEGDGVSRRDFIRGVGGAIAGMAIVASPGEAKSRSKRKAQPVLGIKGPVGFNLKINGQTHRLLVEPRVTLLDALREKLKLTGAKRICDRGSCGGCTVLMDGLPVYACMMLAIDAQGKEISTVEGLAPENRMTPLQSAFVEKDALMCGFCTPGFVMSLTALLRSNPNPTEEEIKNAIRGNVCRCGTYPRIIEAALASARRR, encoded by the coding sequence ATGCCGCCCCTCGAATCCCCATCATGCGAGGTGCTGGCAATGGATTCAAAAAAGAAGCCCGTCAAGAAACAAAAAGAAGAGGGCGACGGCGTCAGCCGAAGAGACTTTATACGCGGGGTCGGCGGCGCCATCGCCGGCATGGCCATCGTTGCATCGCCCGGCGAGGCCAAATCGCGCTCCAAACGGAAGGCACAGCCTGTTCTGGGAATCAAGGGCCCGGTCGGATTTAACCTAAAGATTAACGGCCAAACGCACCGCCTTCTCGTCGAACCGAGGGTAACTCTTCTGGACGCTCTGCGGGAGAAACTGAAACTAACGGGCGCAAAGCGCATTTGCGACCGAGGCTCCTGCGGCGGATGCACCGTGCTGATGGACGGCCTCCCGGTCTACGCCTGCATGATGCTGGCCATCGATGCCCAAGGCAAAGAAATCTCAACCGTCGAGGGCCTTGCGCCAGAAAACCGAATGACGCCTCTCCAATCGGCATTTGTCGAAAAAGACGCGCTGATGTGCGGATTCTGCACCCCGGGCTTCGTCATGTCGCTCACCGCGCTGCTAAGGTCCAATCCGAACCCGACGGAAGAGGAGATCAAGAACGCCATCCGCGGCAACGTCTGCCGATGCGGCACCTATCCGCGAATCATCGAAGCCGCCTTGGCCTCGGCAAGAAGAAGATGA
- a CDS encoding pyridoxal phosphate-dependent aminotransferase: MGIRGAASLSCSSLGPCCIIPFVTEGNLLADRVSLINPSPTLALTARAQQMRRDGIDVIAFTAGEPDFDTPEFIKGAAIEAIHAGYTKYTASAGVPELREAIAQKLRRENDLEYSPGQIVASCGAKHSVYNAIMALVNPGDEAIIPTPCWVTYPEQTILAGGRPVFVETLESDGFVPREEAVRRAITPKTKVIIVNSPNNPTGAAWPKETLESLVRIASEHGLYLISDEIYEHLVYDGGQAVSIAGLSQDAYDRTVTINGVSKTYAMTGWRLGYAAAPLEIAKAMSCLQDQATSNPCTISQYAAIGALNSPPDWIEKMNKAFDSRRRIMVEGLNEIDGLSCAMPQGAFYALTNVQALFGGKVSCSTDLCEHLLEKARVAVVPGEAFMAPGFVRLSYASHEDVIRRGLERIAEAVRELHA, from the coding sequence ATGGGGATTCGAGGGGCGGCATCGTTATCCTGCTCATCGCTAGGGCCATGCTGTATAATCCCCTTCGTTACGGAGGGGAACTTGCTTGCCGATCGCGTTTCATTGATCAATCCATCGCCCACCCTTGCGCTGACGGCCCGCGCGCAGCAGATGCGGCGCGACGGCATCGATGTGATCGCGTTCACAGCGGGCGAGCCCGATTTTGATACTCCAGAGTTCATCAAGGGCGCGGCGATCGAGGCGATTCACGCAGGCTACACCAAGTACACGGCATCTGCCGGCGTGCCCGAACTGCGGGAGGCTATCGCGCAGAAGTTGAGGCGCGAAAACGATCTGGAGTACTCGCCCGGCCAGATAGTGGCCAGTTGTGGCGCCAAGCACAGCGTTTACAACGCGATCATGGCTCTGGTCAACCCGGGCGACGAGGCGATTATCCCGACTCCTTGCTGGGTAACTTATCCGGAGCAGACCATTCTGGCGGGCGGAAGGCCCGTCTTTGTCGAGACGCTCGAATCGGACGGTTTTGTCCCTCGAGAAGAGGCCGTAAGAAGAGCGATCACTCCCAAGACGAAGGTCATTATCGTCAATTCGCCTAACAATCCGACCGGAGCGGCTTGGCCCAAAGAGACTCTCGAATCGCTCGTTCGGATCGCTAGCGAGCACGGGCTCTACTTGATCTCCGACGAAATCTATGAGCATCTTGTTTACGATGGCGGGCAGGCGGTCAGCATTGCAGGTCTTAGTCAGGATGCCTACGATCGAACGGTTACGATCAATGGCGTATCGAAGACCTATGCGATGACCGGATGGCGCTTGGGCTATGCGGCCGCTCCATTGGAGATTGCCAAGGCGATGTCCTGCTTGCAGGATCAAGCGACCTCCAATCCTTGCACCATCTCCCAGTATGCGGCTATCGGCGCGCTGAACAGCCCGCCGGACTGGATCGAGAAGATGAACAAGGCGTTCGATTCGCGCCGCCGCATCATGGTGGAAGGCCTCAACGAAATTGACGGGCTGAGCTGCGCCATGCCTCAGGGCGCGTTCTATGCGTTGACCAACGTTCAGGCCCTGTTCGGCGGCAAGGTGAGCTGCTCGACCGACTTGTGCGAGCACCTATTGGAGAAGGCAAGAGTAGCGGTCGTGCCGGGCGAGGCGTTTATGGCGCCTGGGTTCGTTCGTCTTTCCTATGCTTCTCACGAAGATGTGATTCGACGCGGGTTGGAGCGCATTGCGGAGGCCGTAAGAGAATTGCACGCTTGA
- the glnA gene encoding type I glutamate--ammonia ligase produces MNARQAIDFARSHEARVVDFKFTDLFGAWHHFSGPIDLLSESLFEEGIGFDGSSIRGFQSIEASDMLLVPDPSTVVMDPFTEVATVSIVCNIEDPITREPYSRDPRYVARKAETYLRGSGFADAAYFGPEMEFHILNDARFDQGPNFGFFQLDSEEAFWNMGEDEGPNLAYKMRPKGGYFPVSPNDKFQDVRTEMMLTLLEAGIPVEVQHHEVGAAGQAEIDIKYDTLTKTADRVQLYKYIVKNVAHRNGLTVTFMPKPIFQDNGSGMHCHQSLWSGDTNLMYDERGYAMLSETALFYIGGLLKHAPALLAFAAPTTNSYRRLVPGYEAPINLVYSQRNRSACVRIPTYSKSPKARRIEFRAPDPSCNPYLTFAALLMAGMDGIQNRIVPPDPVDKDIYELPPDEKRGIATTPGDLTAALNALESDCEFLMKAGVFTPDLIETYIEYKRKHEADAIALRPHPYEFVLYYDC; encoded by the coding sequence ATGAACGCTAGGCAAGCGATTGATTTTGCCCGATCTCACGAAGCTCGCGTCGTCGATTTCAAATTCACCGATCTCTTTGGCGCTTGGCACCATTTTTCCGGTCCGATCGACCTGCTTTCCGAATCGCTGTTCGAGGAGGGCATCGGATTTGACGGCAGCTCTATTCGGGGCTTTCAATCGATCGAAGCCTCGGACATGCTGCTGGTTCCGGATCCGTCTACCGTGGTGATGGATCCGTTTACCGAAGTCGCAACGGTCAGCATCGTCTGCAACATAGAGGACCCGATCACCCGAGAGCCCTATTCTCGCGATCCTCGATATGTGGCGAGGAAGGCAGAGACCTATTTGCGAGGCTCCGGTTTTGCAGACGCCGCCTACTTTGGGCCGGAGATGGAGTTTCACATCTTGAACGACGCTCGGTTCGATCAAGGTCCAAACTTTGGCTTCTTTCAACTCGATTCGGAAGAGGCGTTTTGGAACATGGGCGAGGACGAGGGGCCGAATCTTGCTTACAAGATGAGGCCGAAGGGCGGCTACTTCCCCGTTTCGCCGAACGACAAGTTTCAAGACGTGCGCACGGAGATGATGCTGACGCTGTTGGAGGCCGGCATCCCTGTAGAGGTGCAGCATCACGAAGTGGGCGCCGCAGGACAGGCCGAGATCGACATCAAGTACGACACCCTGACCAAAACGGCCGACCGGGTGCAACTTTATAAGTATATCGTCAAGAACGTTGCGCATCGGAACGGGCTGACGGTTACCTTTATGCCAAAGCCGATCTTTCAGGACAACGGCTCGGGGATGCACTGCCACCAAAGCCTCTGGAGCGGCGACACGAACCTGATGTACGACGAGAGGGGCTATGCCATGCTCTCCGAAACGGCGCTTTTTTACATCGGCGGACTGCTGAAGCACGCGCCCGCTCTGTTGGCCTTTGCGGCGCCGACGACCAACAGTTATCGTCGCCTTGTGCCCGGGTACGAGGCGCCGATCAACTTGGTCTATAGTCAGAGAAACCGAAGCGCCTGCGTGCGCATTCCGACCTATTCAAAATCGCCAAAGGCGCGGCGCATCGAGTTTCGGGCGCCGGACCCAAGCTGCAATCCCTATCTGACGTTTGCCGCATTGTTGATGGCGGGGATGGACGGCATTCAAAACCGAATCGTGCCGCCCGATCCTGTCGATAAGGATATCTACGAGCTGCCTCCGGACGAGAAGCGGGGCATCGCGACGACTCCGGGCGATTTGACGGCCGCCCTAAATGCGTTAGAGAGCGATTGCGAGTTCTTGATGAAGGCCGGCGTCTTTACCCCAGACCTGATCGAGACTTACATTGAGTATAAGCGCAAGCACGAAGCCGATGCGATCGCTCTGCGCCCGCATCCCTACGAGTTTGTGCTCTATTACGATTGTTAG
- a CDS encoding aspartate aminotransferase family protein → MRHRRQRLLPKVRTPVPGPRSKALIKQLRETECAEVTFFSESFPVVWQRGQGCLIQDADRNWYLDFAASFGALPLGHCWPAIVRTIRRQAGKLVHGMGDVHPSQAKIAAARELLKRLPLEDGRVIFASTGAEAVEIALKTALLATGRKGLLAFEGAYHGMTLGALRATWRKEFREPFVESPARFATYGEVDEVERALATGDYGAVLFEPIQGRGGIRVPPSGWDKQLRALCDRHGALLIADEVFCGMGRTGRWFDCDCAHVYCVGKALGGGLPLSACVGGVETMAAWGESTGEARHTSTFLGHPLACTIALTVFNEIERLHLLERASTLGDAMRKELESMPGAKAVRGKGLMIGVEIEGGAERGWKVVVDCLQKGLILIQAGAGDVIEITPPLILQDSQAEAGLAILRRALAASP, encoded by the coding sequence ATGCGCCATCGACGCCAGCGACTGTTGCCCAAAGTCCGGACGCCCGTGCCCGGTCCGCGATCCAAGGCGCTGATCAAGCAGCTTCGCGAGACAGAGTGCGCCGAAGTAACGTTCTTCTCGGAGAGTTTTCCCGTCGTTTGGCAGCGCGGGCAAGGCTGTCTGATTCAGGACGCCGATCGGAACTGGTACTTGGATTTCGCGGCCTCGTTTGGGGCGCTTCCGTTGGGGCATTGCTGGCCTGCGATCGTACGAACGATTCGTCGTCAGGCAGGCAAGTTGGTTCACGGCATGGGCGACGTGCACCCGTCCCAAGCGAAGATCGCCGCTGCGAGAGAACTTCTGAAACGGTTGCCATTAGAAGACGGCCGGGTCATTTTTGCCAGCACTGGCGCGGAAGCGGTCGAGATTGCGCTCAAGACTGCGCTCTTGGCGACCGGTCGAAAGGGCCTCCTCGCATTCGAGGGCGCTTACCATGGGATGACCTTAGGGGCGTTGCGGGCTACGTGGAGGAAAGAGTTTCGCGAGCCGTTTGTCGAATCGCCCGCTCGATTTGCAACTTATGGAGAAGTTGACGAGGTCGAGCGCGCATTGGCCACAGGCGACTATGGCGCGGTCCTCTTTGAGCCCATTCAGGGCCGAGGCGGAATCCGCGTGCCGCCGTCTGGATGGGATAAGCAGTTGCGGGCTTTGTGCGATCGACACGGAGCGCTGCTGATCGCGGACGAGGTGTTTTGCGGCATGGGGCGGACGGGCCGATGGTTCGATTGCGACTGTGCCCATGTTTATTGCGTCGGCAAGGCGCTGGGCGGGGGTCTGCCTTTGTCTGCGTGCGTCGGCGGCGTCGAAACGATGGCCGCCTGGGGCGAATCGACCGGCGAGGCGCGGCACACGAGCACCTTCTTGGGCCATCCCTTGGCCTGCACGATCGCGCTAACGGTCTTCAACGAAATCGAGCGGCTTCATTTGCTTGAGAGGGCCTCAACGCTAGGCGATGCTATGAGGAAGGAACTGGAGTCGATGCCGGGCGCGAAGGCGGTCCGAGGCAAAGGGTTAATGATCGGCGTTGAGATCGAGGGCGGCGCCGAGCGGGGCTGGAAGGTGGTCGTCGATTGCCTTCAAAAGGGCTTGATCCTGATTCAGGCGGGCGCAGGCGATGTGATCGAGATTACGCCTCCGCTGATTCTGCAGGACTCTCAGGCGGAGGCGGGTCTTGCGATTCTGCGTCGGGCTTTGGCCGCTTCGCCATAG
- a CDS encoding phosphatase PAP2 family protein, with translation MLEPILEFDRRLFLYLFENLRADWLSPVMIFLSEGFKTRPLRIFALLLWLWMIARGGKFRLWALLLLPALIVANEACDLLKAWTGRERPCVALPIEALTGKLTSGSFPSAHAANMATIVGLAGAVWGRRIVLCLLAVPFLVGLSRIYVGVHYPLDVLGGWALGGAVGLGTGLAWLAMAKRPKPDAESQDPPPPESPAESAEA, from the coding sequence GTGCTCGAGCCGATCTTAGAGTTTGACCGCCGCCTTTTCCTTTACCTGTTCGAGAATCTCCGCGCAGACTGGCTATCGCCCGTCATGATCTTTCTGTCAGAGGGTTTCAAGACACGGCCCCTTCGAATCTTCGCGCTCCTGCTGTGGCTATGGATGATCGCACGGGGCGGAAAGTTTCGGCTCTGGGCTCTGCTGTTGCTGCCGGCGTTAATCGTTGCAAACGAAGCCTGCGACCTTCTCAAGGCCTGGACCGGTCGCGAGCGGCCTTGCGTCGCGCTTCCCATCGAAGCGCTCACAGGCAAATTGACGTCCGGCTCCTTCCCTTCGGCGCATGCGGCCAATATGGCGACGATAGTCGGCCTGGCAGGAGCCGTCTGGGGCCGACGAATCGTGCTCTGCTTGCTTGCCGTCCCCTTTCTGGTGGGCCTGTCTCGCATCTATGTCGGCGTGCACTACCCTTTGGACGTTCTGGGCGGCTGGGCGCTGGGCGGCGCGGTCGGCTTGGGAACGGGCTTAGCTTGGCTCGCTATGGCGAAGCGGCCAAAGCCCGACGCAGAATCGCAAGACCCGCCTCCGCCTGAGAGTCCTGCAGAATCAGCGGAGGCGTAA
- the tpx gene encoding thiol peroxidase, with translation MNDTRKTTFKGNPLTLIGPELTPGDPAPGFTVVDADHKTVSLADFQGRPMIINSILSVETGICSAQTRRFNEEAANLPPAVAILTISMDLPFGQKRFCDAEGIDRVQVLSDHRDASFGSAFGTLVKETRWLSRALFVVDARGVVRYAEYLPEIGTHPNYDAALDAIRALV, from the coding sequence ATGAACGACACTCGCAAGACGACTTTCAAAGGCAATCCATTGACGTTGATAGGGCCAGAACTTACGCCTGGCGACCCAGCGCCCGGTTTCACCGTGGTCGATGCCGATCACAAGACTGTTTCGCTGGCCGACTTTCAAGGGCGTCCCATGATCATAAACTCGATTTTGTCGGTCGAGACTGGTATTTGCTCGGCGCAAACTCGTCGGTTCAACGAGGAAGCGGCAAACCTCCCTCCTGCCGTAGCCATCCTGACGATCAGCATGGACTTGCCTTTCGGACAGAAGAGGTTTTGCGATGCCGAGGGAATCGACCGAGTACAAGTCCTGTCCGATCATCGGGACGCATCGTTCGGCTCGGCTTTCGGCACATTGGTCAAGGAAACACGGTGGCTGTCTCGCGCTTTGTTCGTCGTGGACGCTCGAGGCGTTGTTCGCTATGCGGAATACCTGCCGGAGATTGGCACGCATCCGAACTATGATGCCGCGCTCGATGCGATACGCGCTTTAGTTTAG
- a CDS encoding beta-N-acetylglucosaminidase domain-containing protein, which translates to MSGFSFCPVPRSVEAHGERLPFAGCRSIKAPPGWEASYQPLSDLGEAYGGWTCSIERDESLAPEAYRLTIENAWIRIWASEPRGAFYAVQTLLQTWDQTALTTMTVEDSPSAPLRGVIEGFYGTPWSHQARLGMIDFIGARKMNLFLYAPKDDPYHRELWREPYPDQEFQQLTELIERARANYIDFCFCISPGLSMVYSDQTEFDLLTAKIKAIMAQGVRRFGLLVDDIPEELQHDADKAAYGSLAAAHADLANRLWQWLKNEEGESWLSVCPTFYHNVGEPPYVKELGRLTDPAISIMWTGRKVVPREITPEEAESFGASIRRKPLVWENYPVNDYETSKLLMAPYDGRGPETLKRLEGLFSNPMNQAEASKLAVGAMADCLWNTEAYDPIESRRTSAMHLVGADALKPFLSFCDANQWTRHWTNDPPPIAKLVEEWQITADLEPIRAELDRIERDCAHLRQSCKNVALMEEIEPWLFKLEELCAVGLRAVRMAGDGTLTRHWIQSSLEQLRQQEPIVLNGWIERWLDELSAGFVR; encoded by the coding sequence ATGAGCGGCTTCTCATTTTGTCCGGTTCCGCGCTCCGTAGAGGCGCACGGAGAGCGTTTGCCCTTTGCCGGCTGTCGATCTATTAAAGCGCCTCCCGGCTGGGAAGCATCTTATCAGCCGTTGTCCGATCTGGGCGAGGCGTACGGCGGCTGGACATGCTCGATCGAGAGGGACGAATCGCTCGCTCCAGAGGCTTATCGGCTGACGATTGAGAACGCCTGGATTAGGATTTGGGCCAGCGAGCCAAGAGGGGCGTTTTACGCTGTTCAGACATTGTTGCAGACCTGGGATCAAACGGCTTTGACGACTATGACGGTCGAAGATTCTCCGTCGGCGCCCTTGCGAGGCGTTATCGAGGGTTTCTACGGCACGCCGTGGTCGCACCAGGCGCGGTTGGGCATGATCGATTTCATCGGCGCCCGCAAGATGAATCTCTTCCTGTATGCGCCAAAGGACGATCCCTATCATCGCGAGCTTTGGCGGGAGCCTTACCCGGATCAAGAGTTTCAGCAACTGACCGAGTTGATCGAGAGGGCAAGGGCAAACTATATCGACTTTTGCTTTTGCATCAGCCCTGGCTTGTCGATGGTCTATTCGGATCAAACCGAATTCGACCTGCTGACGGCAAAAATCAAGGCCATCATGGCTCAGGGCGTTCGACGATTTGGCCTGCTGGTAGACGATATTCCAGAGGAACTGCAGCACGACGCGGACAAGGCTGCCTATGGATCGTTGGCGGCGGCTCACGCCGATCTGGCCAATCGGCTGTGGCAGTGGTTAAAGAATGAAGAAGGCGAAAGTTGGCTCTCGGTGTGCCCCACTTTTTATCACAACGTTGGGGAGCCGCCCTACGTGAAAGAACTGGGCCGACTGACCGATCCTGCGATCTCCATCATGTGGACGGGCCGAAAGGTGGTGCCCAGGGAGATTACGCCAGAGGAGGCCGAGTCGTTCGGAGCTTCGATCCGTCGCAAACCCCTGGTTTGGGAGAACTATCCGGTCAACGATTACGAGACGAGCAAGCTGTTAATGGCTCCTTACGACGGTCGCGGCCCGGAGACGCTCAAGAGGCTTGAGGGTCTCTTTTCGAACCCGATGAACCAGGCTGAAGCGTCCAAATTGGCCGTAGGGGCTATGGCCGACTGTCTTTGGAACACGGAAGCCTACGATCCGATCGAGAGCCGGAGAACCAGCGCCATGCATCTGGTTGGAGCGGACGCTTTGAAACCGTTTTTGTCGTTTTGCGATGCCAACCAATGGACGAGGCATTGGACGAACGACCCCCCTCCGATTGCAAAGCTTGTGGAGGAATGGCAGATAACCGCCGACCTGGAGCCGATCCGTGCCGAACTCGACAGGATCGAACGAGACTGCGCGCATTTGCGTCAGAGCTGCAAGAACGTTGCCCTGATGGAAGAGATCGAGCCCTGGCTTTTCAAGTTAGAGGAGCTTTGCGCGGTGGGCTTGCGGGCTGTTCGGATGGCGGGCGATGGGACATTGACCCGCCATTGGATACAGAGCAGCCTGGAACAATTGAGGCAGCAAGAGCCGATCGTTTTGAACGGGTGGATCGAGAGGTGGTTGGACGAATTGAGCGCGGGCTTCGTGCGCTAA
- a CDS encoding SRPBCC family protein, giving the protein MDGAQFSVDINAEPRQVYAVLRDSERFPDFIPSVVSVKRLSEEGSRTVTEWTVKVQSLGIDTKWTSEETWDPENLTLSFRPAGEAVAQLHGLWSIAPTDSGSRLSLDAKYELKVPVLIKGMAQKAVQENLQALLNGIKARAESQ; this is encoded by the coding sequence ATGGACGGCGCCCAGTTTTCGGTCGACATCAACGCGGAACCTCGCCAGGTTTATGCCGTTTTGCGCGATTCCGAGCGCTTCCCCGATTTCATTCCCAGCGTTGTCTCGGTCAAGCGCCTCTCGGAAGAGGGCAGCCGAACGGTAACCGAGTGGACGGTAAAAGTGCAGAGTTTGGGCATCGACACGAAGTGGACCAGCGAAGAGACCTGGGATCCCGAAAACCTGACTCTCTCGTTTCGTCCCGCTGGCGAAGCGGTTGCGCAGTTGCACGGCTTGTGGTCTATAGCGCCAACCGATAGCGGCAGCCGCTTGTCTTTGGACGCCAAGTATGAGCTGAAGGTGCCTGTGCTGATCAAGGGGATGGCTCAAAAGGCTGTTCAAGAAAACCTGCAGGCGCTTTTGAACGGGATAAAGGCGCGCGCCGAGTCGCAATAG
- a CDS encoding SRPBCC family protein, which translates to MPKIELTVHIDAPIERVYAIAKDVESFPEFMPDVKSLKVLERSDDGARTVTEWAGYVPQFRLTVKWTEEDVWDDAARVCKFRQLKGDYDRMEGEWQFISNGSGCAFTSILDYDFSVPLLGPIVQRVVQHLVKQNLQGILDGIKQRAESKASVG; encoded by the coding sequence ATGCCCAAGATCGAACTGACCGTCCACATAGACGCCCCCATAGAGCGCGTCTATGCCATTGCGAAGGACGTTGAGAGCTTTCCCGAGTTTATGCCGGACGTCAAGTCGTTAAAGGTGCTAGAGCGCAGCGACGACGGCGCTCGCACGGTAACCGAGTGGGCCGGCTATGTGCCGCAGTTTCGACTGACCGTCAAGTGGACCGAGGAGGACGTTTGGGACGATGCCGCCCGCGTTTGCAAGTTTAGGCAATTGAAGGGCGACTACGACCGAATGGAGGGCGAGTGGCAGTTCATTTCGAACGGCTCCGGTTGCGCCTTTACCTCTATTTTGGATTACGACTTTTCGGTACCTCTGTTGGGCCCCATAGTCCAGCGCGTGGTTCAGCATTTGGTAAAGCAGAATCTTCAGGGCATTCTTGACGGCATCAAGCAGAGGGCGGAAAGCAAAGCCTCTGTTGGGTAG